AAAGCGCTGCTTCATGCCGCCGGAGTACGTGCTTAGTGCTTTCTTACGTGCATCCCAGAGATTCGTCTGGTTCAGCAGCGCATCCACCATCTGGTTACGTTCGGTCTTATTCGTAATCCCCTTCATCACAGCGAGATGCTGCAGCATATCCAGCGCCGACATCTTCGGGTAAACGCCGAACTCCTGCGGAAGATAGCCGAGCACCTTGCGGACCGCATCCTTTTCCTTCAACACGTCGAGGCTATCGAGAAAGATCGTGCCGGTGTCAGGGTCCTGTAGCGTGGCGACCGTGCGCATAAGGCTACTTTTCCCCGCACCGTTCGGCCCGAGCAGTCCGAACATCTGGTTGCCGATCGTCAGGGAGAGGTTACGCAAAGCCTTGACACCATTAGGGTAGGTCTTCGATAGTCCTTGAATCGTGAGTGCCAAAGGTTAGATCCTCCGATACTGCCCAGTTCAACTTTCCCGCGTAGGCGCACTTTATCACGGCGAACGGCCTGAAAGAGCAACGTTCTGCGCGACAGCAAAGTGCGGAACCAGCATCGACGGTGTCCATCGGCCTTCACCCCGTTGTACCGAGCGTCACGGCGGCTATCCGCCAGGCGGAAGCCCTGAAACCATGAGAACCTCGTCCGCAGAGTCTCCTCTCATAAACGTGGCTTAGACCCTAGTCCCAACCAAGCGAACCGCCGGTCTGGTATTCGATCACTCGCGTCTCAAAGAAGTTCTTCTCCTTCTTGAGATCCATGGCCTCGCTCATCCACGGGAACGGATTCTCCGTCTTGGCAAACACCGGAGCGAGCCCAATCTGTGCACATCGACGGTTCGCAATGAAGTGCATGTATTGCTCGCAAAGCACTGCACTCAGACCGAGGAATCCATTCGGCATCGTGTCGCGCCCGTAAGCCGCTTCAAGCTCCGCCGCCGAACGAAGCATGCCACTTACCTCATCCTGGAATTCACTGCTCCACAGCCCCGGATTCTCAGCCTTGATCTGGTTGATGACATCGATCCCGAAGTTCAGATGAATGCTTTCATCACGCAAAATGTATTGATACTGCTCGGCAATTCCAACCATCTTGTTGCGCCGTCCGAGCGACAGGATCTGTGCAAAGCCCGTATAAAACCACATACCTTCGAACACCACATAGAAAGCAATCAGGTCACGCAGAAAATCTCTGTCCTTCACCGCCGTCCCCGTACTGAACGCAGCGTCCGCTAGGGATTGCGTGTACTTCATCGCCCACGCAGCCTTCTCCGTAATCGACGGAACCTCACGGTACATGTTGAACAACTCGCCTTCGTTCAATCCGAGGCTCTCGACGATGTACTGGAACGTGTGCGTATGCACCGCCTCTTCAAATGCCTGCCGAAGCAGATACTGCCGGCATTCAGGATTCGTCAGATGCCTGTAGATTGCGAGCACTATGTTATTCGCAACTAATGACTCCGAAGCAGCAAAGAAGCCAAGGTTCCGCTTGATCGCGCGCCGCTCATCGGGGGTAAGTCCGTTCGGACTCTTCCAGAGAGCGATATCCGCCTGCATCGAAACCTCGGTGGGCATCCAGTGGTTATTGCAGCCCGAGAGGTACTTCTCCCAGGCCCACTTATACTTCAACGGAAGAAGCTGGTTCACATCGGCGCGACAGTTGATCATTGCCTTATCATCGACGCGAACCCGCGTTCCATTGCGATCGATAGCCGTCTCACTTATAGGCGCAACATAAGACTCAAGGCCGACGACTGGCTTCTCTGCAACTGCCGGCATTACACTTATCTTCTCTACTTCGACTTCTTCGTCAGACCAGGTCAACATCGTAACTCCTTCTCTGCCTACTGGCAGGCCTCGCAGGTTGGGTCGGACATATCGCAGACAACACCAGCCGGTGCGGTTGTCACGGCAACGGCGTTCAGCTTGCCATCTGTCCGCTTCACCGTCGATTTCTCAACATGCGTTGCCGAACGCGAGCGCAGATAGTAGGTAGTCTTCAACCCTGCGTGCCACGCCTCACGATAAAGAGCATCGAGCTTCCGTCCGCTCGGCTGATCGATATACAGGTTCAGAGACTGCGCCTGGTCGATCCACTTCTGCCGGCAGGCTGCGGCCTGGATCAGCCACGTAGCTTCCACTTCGAACGAAGTGGCGTAAAGCCGCTTCAGTTCTTCCGGCACACGGTCAATCGACCCAAGCGAACCATCGAAGTACTTCAGGTCGGAGATCATGACTTCGTCCCACAGCCCAAGCCCCTTCAGGTCGTTTACCAGGGAAGCGTTCACGACCGTGAAGTCTCCGCTCATATTCG
This genomic window from Granulicella sibirica contains:
- a CDS encoding ribonucleotide-diphosphate reductase subunit beta; translated protein: MLTWSDEEVEVEKISVMPAVAEKPVVGLESYVAPISETAIDRNGTRVRVDDKAMINCRADVNQLLPLKYKWAWEKYLSGCNNHWMPTEVSMQADIALWKSPNGLTPDERRAIKRNLGFFAASESLVANNIVLAIYRHLTNPECRQYLLRQAFEEAVHTHTFQYIVESLGLNEGELFNMYREVPSITEKAAWAMKYTQSLADAAFSTGTAVKDRDFLRDLIAFYVVFEGMWFYTGFAQILSLGRRNKMVGIAEQYQYILRDESIHLNFGIDVINQIKAENPGLWSSEFQDEVSGMLRSAAELEAAYGRDTMPNGFLGLSAVLCEQYMHFIANRRCAQIGLAPVFAKTENPFPWMSEAMDLKKEKNFFETRVIEYQTGGSLGWD